The genomic stretch AGTACGAGAAATGGTCGCAGATTGAGAAGACAAActgaattttttccttatttgcaACTTTTTCCGGAAATATGTATGCTGGCCAGAAAATGACTGCATTTTGCAAGAGCCAGGGTTCTGGATAGACTTTGAACCATCTTCTAATGTGCAAATTGCAGCAGATTCATCTTTAGCACATTCCCTACATGCATTAGAAGATGTGTCCTGCAAAACATACAAGCTTCATAAGTGAAGAGAAAGAATTTCAAACCTTTACCCCACTCAATAAGGATAGTAGAAAACCTCATGTTCATGAAAGGATTTTATGCAATTACCGTCAAAACATGGAGAAGAAATTTAGCAAATAAGCCAAACAATTAAAGATATGACATACTGATAAATACATCTATACCTTATCAAATCTATGATTCTTTGAATCATGCCAGGATATAACAAATTCCTGAAGAGAACCATGGAGAAACACTTTGCATTCACCCAGCACCTCATCATACAACTTTTGCCTGCACATTGCCATGGAAGTATATTCTGTGCTCGGAGGCATACACTCTTTGGACTGTACAGGCCGGACTTTACATAGAACAGATGGAAAGGGAGTTTTAATACTGCCATCAAGCCCAGGAGGAGGAGGCTCCTCTGTTTCTTGGCTGACAACCACATTACCCAATTCTGTGCACAGTTCTGTGAAAATACGACCCAAGATGCGAGAAACATTGTCCATGGAGGTTTCAGGAAAGCTTTTAACTGCTTCCAATGGAGTTTGAGAACATTCAGCAGTCATCAACACATTACCAGACCTTGAATCCATAGGCAAGTCGGAAGAACCTGATTCAAGATGCCACTGAAATGAAGTCTCAACATTTTCCTGCAATGAAAATTTATAATCAGTTGCAGAAGATAagatcatgaaaaatcacaacCTGGCAAACCTGTAACATAACAAGCTTTGCACCAACAATGCAGTGCACGGAACTCGATAAAAGTGAGAGGAACTGGACTCCGAAGACAACCTAATGATTATACCAACCTCATGAAATGTGTCACTTTCTGACAACCTGACTAGTTTGCTGATctcctcctctataacatatccagcAAATTCAACCAAAGAATCCTTTGCAGACGCATGCAGTTGTCTCTCAACACTTTCTTGGATGCAATTAATTGCTTCGACACAGCTCCTATGTTCAGATGAACTTTCAGCCCGTCCAACTGTGACTATATTCACAGACTCAAAACCAGGAGGGCAATCAGCATCTCGTTCCAAAGCTTCCAATTCAGAGAGGGACTGCTGAAACAACAAAACAAGAATTTTACACACGAACAATGATATGACTACATAAACCCTAAGAAAGATTCTGACGGAAGTACATTTACAGTCATAAGTTCCTCGCCCTCGCTGCCAGGTAAGGCCAACCTCGGTTGACTGTACCAGATATTTTGATGCCTCCATGCAGTGGCATAATCTGCTATGGTATCATAAAAGATACCATTCCAGGCCACTTCCATGCAATACTTAAAAAGCATTCCACATACAACTGAGCATGAAGCATAAAAATTCTCAATGCCTCCAACAGATTTGGCCATTCTAGGAGAATATGCAGGAACTTCAGCACTGCAACTTCGATCAGAGATATTGCCAAAGGCACCTAACTCACAGTCAGGAGCAGGAGATTGTGCAGGAATTTCAGTgcatttctgatcagaaatatTTCCAGAGCCTCCTAGCCCACAATTGAGTTCCACGGAAACAATTTCAGGCTACCAATAAGATGGATAAAATATCAGAATATGATTCGGAGAAGAACTTTGAACAAAAACTACTATTTGCATGCTTTACCTTCTCATCATCAAGGAGGTGAGCTCCTTTTGGCTTGATTTGATGACTCAAGCTTAAGATTTCCTTGCACTTTCTTCATATTTGCAATATCTGCAATAATATTACTGATGATCTCATCCAGCACTACTCTTCGAGCAGATTTCATGACAACTCCATGCAATTGCAAAGAAAATGTTTCAGAAATATCTGAGATGAAGCTTGGGGCAGAGTTACTCTTGTCAACTTGAGCATTAGATAAGTTATCACCGCCACGTCCCTCTGCTTTCCATGCATTAATGATGGATAGCAAAGAGCATTTAAACTTATCGTTTATGTGATATACCTGGCACGGAAAATAAAAAGGCTACTTTGAATAACAACATgacattaaaattaaaattaagataCTGCAAAGAgagggggaaggggaagaatTGAGAAATCATGATAGCACTCTCCAAAATCAGAACCCACTcagaaaaaattttgattccCATGTGCTGATTCTAGTGAGAATGGTAATCACAGTATTGAAATATAGACAACATAATCCAACTTGAATCTCTGCTCACATACTAAACCGCTGGGCATCAATGATGCCCGGACCTGTTTAATAATATAATCTACTTTGTGCATGAAGGGCAGCATCACCTGCCAAAAGCCTACAGCAAGTAGTTTCTCCTATGAACAGAGAAATTTGTGTCTAACACAACAGCTATGGAAAAAATTAAAGTGTTCAAAAACACTTTCTGCATGCATCAGACATATGCAATTCTTCCCTTTCTCCATCCACATGTGTGATACCAGCAATAGCTTAGCAGCAATAAACATATTTCTAACTTATATGCTCAGACCACTCTACCAGGACATCATATCACATGGACAATATTTCATCACCTAAACAATCAACCAAAGCCACTTggatccaaaaaattatttaggtaTTTGTTTTCCTGAACATTCCAGCAGAATCGCCCCATTCGAGATTAGAAGGCTCTCCAGTcagtgtggagagagagagagagagagagagaagaatctgGTAGTTGGCTGTTTTGTTCCCCCATTTTATCAGATTAATCATTCACCATTCTTCATGTCTTTCTAGAGCACTCTGTCCAGGCCCAATATCACAAGAATATTACCAAGCCCACCCAGAATTTCATTCATACCATGCTTATGTGCCCTTCTTTGAAGCCAACTGTGCTTATCCATTGGGGAAACGGATCCAGGCATATAAGATGTTATACAATAGAATTATTGTACATGGAGGGAAGTAGATCTCGACGGACAGCGACTAGTCATAACAATGCATCAAACATACATCAGCAATACACAACTCATCATGACAATACTAATGGTCTTCCCAAGATTTGATCCGTGACATGAAACTATTTGATGAATTTCAGAGGAATGGTTTACCATTGAAGAACCCTGCAGGTATCCATGAAAATGCCAAGCATATAATTCTGAAAGACGATGTGGCCCATGCTTCCTCCCTCCATCATCTTCCAACAGCCAACAAGGACCCTCACTAtcctagaaaggaaaaaagcaagCAAATGTAAAAACCATAGCTAGTTATTTGTCTGCATGAATGTCAAGTGCCCTAAAGAATTCACATCAACATGACTTTCCTCTAGAGAAACACAGGTGCAgaataaagaaagaagatatGATGAAAGGAAATCAATACCAGCTCCAAGAACGATGCAGCTGGAGTAGCTATTCCGGAATTTGCTACTGCCTGGCTAACAGAACTACCATGGTCAATAGAAATTTGGGTTTGAACCTGAAAACTTAAGTTACTATAACCAAAAAAACCTTCTTGTTCATCTACAAGAGAACCTTTGGTTGGAGAGGTTAGCGAATTTGGCAACATGGTTGTGCATGGATTAGCGGATAAGTAAACAAATCCAGTAGCAATGTGCTCAGGAAACTGTTTGAAATATTTCAAGGGTACAGGGCTTATCAATGATCCGTTCAACATAGGGTACACAAGAAGTTCATCGGGTAAGAAACCAGTAGATAAACCCTCAAACAACTGCTGTTGGATATAAGGACCACACATCTGCCCCTGTTCGTTCATGTACATCCACCCACTGACAAAAGCATTTTGTGCATGCACTGCATGACTCTTATTCATGTACGATGCAACCCCAGTACTACGTGATGCAAGGGTATCATCATTCTTGCTATTTGACTGGAAGGTGGACTCTGTCGCGGAGTTTGCACCGATTTCTTCCTCCATATCACAGCAGGATGATGAACTATGAATGTAACTTGAGCACCTGACACGTAAAGGACGCCATAAGAACTAAGCAAAGCAAATAAAACAATAAGCAGGTTAATGAAAAGAGGAGAAAGCAAGTACCCGCGAAAAGAGTAGTGCCCCTCTGATGTGTGCTCTCCCTGAGAAACAGGACCGCCATAACTGCCTATATATACTTGTGAATCCACGTATCTATGCTCAGAATTCAATGCTCTTAGCCTCTTTCTTTGCGAGAGAGAGCTGCCGGACTCGTCGAATGCATGCGAGGAAACCATGGCGCCCGACGATGCAACCAAAACCAACCTGAAGGGACGTCGTATCAATCAAGATCGGCCCAAATGGAATCGACTCTAATCAACTACCACGAAACACGCGGGCCTCGTCGGCGCACGGGCGCATACTCCCATACAAAGGAACAAACGTACGAGCGAACGCAAAGATCAGGAAAATGCATGCCCAGTAAAGAATTAACGTTTCAGGCTACAATCTCGATGCATGAGCCGAAGACGGCGAAATCCATAGGGCTCCGAcagcgaggaacctcctttctcTCTTAATCTCGATCTGATTAGAAAACGACAATCGAGAACCCGCAGAGGGGAAAGTCAATCTCTGAGAGATGATTTAGAGGGTTACCTGATTTCGCAGGTCGGTGTCCTAGGGCAACGACCGCGGATTCttttcttcgtcgtcgtcgtcgcacTCGCACTCGCACTCGCACTCGCACTCGGATGAAGCCGAAACATGAGGAGAGTGAGACCCCTACTCGTGTTTTATATAGCAAGGGGCTTTTCCTGCAAAGTGTACCAACATTGATATATCTAGTCCCCTCACTCGATGAATATTATGATTTGGCCACGagattttttgtatattttcacATGGGCCCAATTGCGTTAgaggcatatttttttttcttccttgccATGAGCGAACTTTCAATTCTCTTGTGTTCCAAATCAAATAAAGCTATATGAATATTACGATGTACCACAAGATTTTTAGCATATTTTGACATGGACCCAGCCGTGTTAGAGACATCCTCCTTTTTCGGTGCCTTGAGCGAACTTTGAAATCTCGTGTTTCGAATCAAATCACACATCTTATTATTTTTGTCACCTCGTTGCTCAATCAATCTTAAGCGATATATTTGGGGTGGCACAAAAATTTCGATTCTTCACCGATATTCCTTAGAGAAAAGATATATCTAGAAAAAGGTAAAGATACGcaccataaaaataaatagcacTTGATATCTTTGAAGCTAAATTTAACTATGTATTCATGTCGGtaccctcttcttcttttttttctttttttaattcaacatCAGACGCATTTGTTGTTCTGCTATAACTTTGCGATGTTCATGTCCATTATAGTCGAGCTAAATGCTAGGATGAACACAAGGAGGATCACGTGCCATGCTCCTCGTGAGACAAGGTACAGCGGCCTCTATTTCTGTCCCCGAGGGACAAGGCCCAGGCTACCCGAACCATGTCCTAATAGCAAGTCTTGTATGGAAAGGTAATACTTTTTCCCATAATAAAATAGTTTATATTAACAAACAAAAGCCTTCAGGACTCgaatttttgttcaaaacttGCAAAGAAATTTGGAGGTCCTGGTTTACAAAGAAACTTGAAGTACATAGAAGTACCACATTGCTTGAGGTCATTGTTTGCCATAcaggaacataaatttttttcatcctCCAACAATCTATGATACTCGGTCTTGCATCGCATTAGCATCACAATGTCACATTGGCACGAgtgatttttttagatcacATTGGCACGATGGATTCGTTTCAAATCTTGTTCAAccaaatttgtatttttttaactgATCGAAAAGCTCTAGAAAGAATATCgaaaaaaattgcatgtatCTCTTGTGCGTGATGCGTGCGTGGGCGCGTGATTTTCTATGGATTATGTGTTTGGAATTGGTAAATATGGAGTGAGATGTAAATGGACTGTGTATGGATGGGCGTGTCGACGAAAAAGGATGAAGTGTATGAGACAAAATATGTGGAAGGATAGAATACGATCCACCCAGGCATATGAGACACACCACCAGCCAAGGAAAAGGATTGGGATTTAGATAAACTATCAACCAAAGCGTGTTTGGCTCACCACCTAGGAAGAATCCACTCTCCAGGGCTAAAGAAATCAAAGGTAAACAATTCAACTCACGTAGAGAAAATTCTCATTCAAAGGAAATAGACAAACATTAATGACATGTGGACTAGATAAACATTTAAGAACATAGGGACTCCTCAACTATTAAAGACATAGGAAATGGGAAGCAATTAAAATCCTAAGAACTAAAAATgcattagaagtcctaaaaaCTAGATAAGCATTAAATACATGGAGACTTGTAATCTTGATTCTTCAACCTTTCGATTCATCTTTCAAAATCCATCCACCAACTCCGACCATCAAATAAGCATCTTGGAATATTTGCAAATAATCAAGGAAAAGGCTCAAAATGATTTCCCATTGATATATCTTGGAATTAGCAATTATTCTTGTGGAACAAAACTTGATCGTCGAGG from Rhodamnia argentea isolate NSW1041297 chromosome 2, ASM2092103v1, whole genome shotgun sequence encodes the following:
- the LOC115727348 gene encoding LOW QUALITY PROTEIN: histone-lysine N-methyltransferase ATXR7-like (The sequence of the model RefSeq protein was modified relative to this genomic sequence to represent the inferred CDS: deleted 1 base in 1 codon), yielding MVSSHAFDESGSSLSQRKRLRALNSEHRYVDSQVYIGSYGGPVSQGEHTSEGHYSFRGCSSYIHSSSSCCDMEEEIGANSATESTFQSNSKNDDTLASRSTGVASYMNKSHAVHAQNAFVSGWMYMNEQGQMCGPYIQQQLFEGLSTGFLPDELLVYPMLNGSLISPVPLKYFKQFPEHIATGFVYLSANPCTTMLPNSLTSPTKGSLVDEQEGFFGYSNLSFQVQTQISIDHGSSVSQAVANSGIATPAASFLELDSEGPCWLLEDDGGRKHGPHRLSELYAWHFHGYLQGSSMVYHINDKFKCSLLSIINAWKAEGRGGDNLSNAQVDKSNSAPSFISDISETFSLQLHGVVMKSARRVVLDEIISNIIADIANMKKVQGNLKLESSNQAKGAHLLDDEKPEIVSVELNCGLGGSGNISDQKCTEIPAQSPAPDCELGAFGNISDRSCSAEVPAYSPRMAKSVGGIENFYASCSVVCGMLFKYCMEVAWNGIFYDTIADYATAWRHQNIWYSQPRLALPGSEGEELMTVNQSLSELEALERDADCPPGFESVNIVTVGRAESSSEHRSCVEAINCIQESVERQLHASAKDSLVEFAGYVIEEEISKLVRLSESDTFHEENVETSFQWHLESGSSDLPMDSRSGNVLMTAECSQTPLEAVKSFPETSMDNVSRILGRIFTELCTELGNVVVSQETEEPPPPGLDGSIKTPFPSVLCKVRPVQSKECMPPSTEYTSMAMCRQKLYDEVLGECKVFLHGSLQEFVISWHDSKNHRFDKDTSSNACRECAKDESAAICTLEDGSKSIQNPGSCKMQSFSGQHTYFRKKLQIRKKFSLSSQSATISRTGLMNLQAEKFREEDSSKDTVPAKTTAAVPKKRRLTKGQTEPSACSRSFQATLKRGLPSKSTPEKTSRLKKFKASETFKECEASEVAIKPKKTEVINQLQEFEDRANINGNGFRTKRATSANCSKKMQKLEKVSSKIKKKQAIDCYMPHSEEVLVPNGVPKKAQRRQDVSQKSKSSKSKTCKPCPISDGCARSSINGWEWHKWSMKACPAEKARSRGVQHIQSKKTGSQVNTFQWSNSKGISARTNRVKMRNLLAAVEGADLLKASQLKARKKRLSFQRSRIHDWGLIAQEPIEAEDFVIEYVGELIRPQVSDIRERHYEKMGIGSSYLFRLDDGYVVDATKRGGIARFINHSCEPNCYTKIISVDGQKRIFIYAKRHIAAGEELTYNYKFPLEEKKIPCNCGSRRCRGSLN